In Nostoc sp. UHCC 0926, a single genomic region encodes these proteins:
- a CDS encoding type II toxin-antitoxin system RelE/ParE family toxin, whose protein sequence is MQPMYRLVITSKFKRVFRKFARRNADLQTRIEETIAAMENDIFAANLGTHKLEGKLSGLLSCSCGYDCRIVFSLKTDDESEEQVVLLLDIGTHDDVY, encoded by the coding sequence ATGCAGCCGATGTATAGGTTGGTTATCACTAGCAAATTTAAAAGAGTTTTCCGAAAATTTGCTCGTCGTAATGCTGACTTGCAAACCAGAATAGAAGAAACTATTGCTGCTATGGAGAATGATATATTTGCAGCTAACTTGGGTACTCACAAGCTAGAGGGAAAGTTATCAGGGTTACTTTCATGCTCTTGTGGATATGATTGTCGCATTGTTTTCTCACTGAAAACCGATGACGAAAGTGAGGAGCAAGTTGTTCTTTTGCTAGACATTGGTACTCATGACGATGTTTATTAG